A region of Curvibacter sp. AEP1-3 DNA encodes the following proteins:
- a CDS encoding phosphoribosylaminoimidazolesuccinocarboxamide synthase, which translates to MTSALHTSALSLPLLARGKVRDNYAVGEDRILMVASDRLSAFDVIMGEPIPGKGALLTQMALFWFEKLGKNGADVCPNHLTGDAPESAVTPAEAAQVAGRSMLVKRLKPLPVEAVVRGYLAGSGWKEYQHNGAVCGVPLPAGLQNASKLPEPIYTPAAKAAVGDHDENITFEKTVEMIGLDLATRIRDISIQIYKVAAEFALTKGIIIADTKFEFGLDKDGTLTLMDEVLTPDSSRYWPVESYQVGTNPPSYDKQFVRDWLEQALVDGKPWDKTPPAPRVPREVIEKTADKYREALQRLTT; encoded by the coding sequence ATGACTTCAGCTTTGCACACCTCCGCCTTGTCCCTTCCCTTGCTCGCCCGTGGCAAGGTGCGCGATAACTATGCTGTGGGTGAAGACCGCATCCTGATGGTGGCCAGCGACCGTTTGTCTGCGTTTGACGTGATCATGGGCGAGCCTATTCCCGGCAAGGGCGCGCTTCTGACCCAGATGGCCTTGTTTTGGTTTGAGAAGCTGGGCAAGAACGGGGCTGACGTCTGTCCTAACCATCTGACTGGCGATGCGCCTGAAAGCGCTGTAACACCTGCCGAAGCGGCGCAGGTCGCGGGTCGTTCCATGCTGGTCAAGCGCCTCAAGCCCCTGCCTGTCGAAGCCGTGGTGAGGGGTTATCTGGCAGGTAGCGGCTGGAAGGAATACCAGCACAACGGCGCGGTTTGCGGTGTGCCATTGCCCGCCGGCCTGCAAAACGCCAGCAAGTTGCCTGAGCCGATTTACACCCCGGCCGCCAAGGCGGCAGTCGGTGACCATGACGAGAACATCACTTTCGAGAAAACCGTGGAGATGATCGGATTGGATTTGGCTACCCGCATCCGCGATATCAGCATCCAGATTTACAAGGTGGCCGCTGAGTTCGCCTTGACCAAGGGCATCATCATTGCCGACACCAAGTTCGAATTTGGTTTGGACAAAGACGGTACCCTGACCCTGATGGATGAAGTGCTGACACCGGACTCCAGCCGCTACTGGCCGGTGGAAAGTTACCAAGTCGGTACCAACCCGCCCAGCTACGACAAGCAGTTCGTGCGCGACTGGCTGGAGCAAGCTCTGGTGGATGGCAAGCCCTGGGACAAAACCCCCCCGGCACCCCGCGTGCCCCGCGAGGTGATTGAGAAGACGGCCGACAAGTACCGCGAAGCCCTGCAGCGCTTGACGACCTGA
- a CDS encoding diguanylate cyclase: MNAAATHTAALLDSTHGKPKVLVVDDQPLPIELLVQTLCDDYQLYMATSGEQALALCRSDPPDLVLLDVLMPGMDGFSVCKALKANPATAAIPVIFVTARADPGQETHGLSLGAVDFIAKPINPAVVRARVHTHLTLKFQADMLKKLVLLDGLSGVFNRRYFDQQLASEWGRSTRSGLPLSLILLDVDHFSAYNARYGHQAGDDCLRLIAVALKGVLRRPADLVARFAGEEFACLLPDTSPADVRKLANDMAERVRDLGQLQPGHTAMQHITVSIGLVTRTHAAAGQVDGFLQEVSAQLALAKASGPGQIRSTVMQGTPAATAA, from the coding sequence ATGAACGCCGCTGCCACCCACACTGCTGCCCTGCTGGACAGCACCCACGGCAAGCCCAAGGTTCTGGTAGTAGACGACCAACCCCTGCCCATAGAATTGCTGGTGCAGACCCTGTGCGACGACTACCAGCTCTACATGGCCACCAGTGGCGAGCAGGCTTTGGCACTTTGTCGCAGTGATCCGCCGGACCTGGTGCTGCTGGATGTGCTGATGCCGGGGATGGACGGCTTCTCAGTGTGCAAGGCGCTCAAGGCCAACCCGGCGACTGCCGCCATACCGGTGATTTTTGTGACAGCCCGCGCCGACCCAGGACAGGAAACCCATGGTCTGAGCCTGGGGGCGGTGGACTTTATTGCCAAGCCCATCAACCCTGCCGTAGTGCGCGCCAGGGTGCATACCCACCTCACACTCAAGTTCCAGGCCGACATGCTCAAAAAGCTGGTGCTTCTGGACGGCCTGTCAGGTGTGTTCAACCGGCGCTATTTCGACCAGCAGCTGGCATCCGAGTGGGGGCGCTCCACGCGCAGCGGCTTACCGCTTTCCTTGATTCTGTTGGACGTGGACCATTTCAGCGCCTACAACGCGCGCTATGGACATCAGGCTGGTGATGATTGCCTGCGTCTGATCGCCGTGGCACTCAAAGGTGTGTTGCGACGACCGGCTGACCTGGTGGCCCGGTTTGCCGGGGAGGAATTTGCATGCCTGCTGCCGGACACCTCGCCTGCCGACGTCCGCAAGCTGGCCAATGACATGGCCGAGCGCGTGCGCGATCTGGGCCAGCTGCAGCCGGGCCATACCGCCATGCAACACATCACCGTGAGCATCGGGCTGGTGACACGCACCCATGCAGCGGCGGGACAGGTTGACGGCTTTTTGCAAGAAGTCAGCGCCCAACTCGCGCTGGCCAAAGCCAGCGGGCCCGGCCAGATACGCAGCACGGTGATGCAGGGCACGCCAGCCGCCACTGCGGCCTGA
- the fba gene encoding class II fructose-bisphosphate aldolase (catalyzes the reversible aldol condensation of dihydroxyacetonephosphate and glyceraldehyde 3-phosphate in the Calvin cycle, glycolysis, and/or gluconeogenesis), whose amino-acid sequence MALVSMRELLDHAATHNYAIPAFNVNNLEQVQAIMEAAKETGAPVIMQASAGARKYAGEHFLKHLIQAAVESYPTIPVVMHQDHGQSPAVCQGAIDLGFSSVMMDGSLEADGKTIASFEYNVEVTRKVVDMAHKLGVTVEGELGCLGSLETMKGDKEDGHGTDAVMTREQLLTDPEEAAEFVKLTQLDALAIAIGTSHGAYKFTRQPTGDILAIERIKEIHARIPNTHLVMHGSSAVPQDLLAAINQYGGKMAQTWGVPVEEVQRAIPFGVRKVNIDTDIRMAMTAAVRKFMFENPEKFDAREWLKPAREAAKQLCKQRYIEFGCEGRAASIKGHSLQVVAGQYARGELAQVVQDMAVA is encoded by the coding sequence ATGGCACTCGTTTCCATGCGCGAGCTTTTGGACCACGCTGCAACGCATAACTATGCGATTCCAGCGTTCAACGTCAACAACCTGGAGCAGGTTCAGGCCATCATGGAGGCGGCCAAAGAAACCGGCGCTCCTGTGATCATGCAAGCCAGCGCCGGCGCCCGCAAATATGCCGGTGAGCACTTTCTCAAGCACCTGATTCAGGCCGCTGTGGAAAGCTACCCCACCATCCCCGTGGTGATGCACCAGGACCATGGCCAAAGCCCTGCCGTGTGCCAAGGCGCCATCGACCTAGGCTTCAGCTCCGTTATGATGGACGGCTCCTTGGAGGCTGACGGCAAAACGATCGCCAGTTTTGAGTACAACGTCGAAGTCACCCGCAAGGTGGTCGACATGGCCCACAAGCTGGGCGTGACGGTGGAAGGTGAGCTGGGCTGCCTCGGCTCCCTGGAGACCATGAAGGGCGACAAGGAAGACGGCCACGGGACCGATGCTGTCATGACCCGCGAACAACTTCTGACAGACCCTGAAGAAGCCGCTGAGTTCGTCAAGCTGACCCAGCTGGACGCCTTGGCCATTGCCATTGGCACCAGCCACGGCGCTTACAAGTTCACCCGCCAGCCTACAGGCGACATTCTGGCTATTGAACGCATCAAGGAAATCCACGCCCGTATTCCCAACACCCATTTGGTGATGCACGGCTCCAGTGCAGTACCCCAAGACCTGTTGGCAGCCATCAACCAATATGGCGGCAAGATGGCCCAGACTTGGGGCGTGCCGGTGGAAGAGGTGCAGCGCGCTATTCCTTTTGGTGTCCGTAAAGTCAACATCGACACCGACATCCGCATGGCTATGACCGCTGCTGTGCGCAAGTTCATGTTCGAGAACCCTGAAAAGTTCGATGCCCGCGAGTGGCTCAAGCCCGCCCGTGAGGCAGCCAAGCAGCTGTGCAAGCAGCGTTACATCGAGTTCGGTTGCGAAGGTCGAGCTGCCAGCATCAAGGGCCATAGCCTGCAAGTCGTCGCAGGGCAATACGCCCGCGGTGAGTTGGCGCAAGTGGTGCAGGACATGGCTGTGGCTTGA
- a CDS encoding phosphoglycerate kinase, with amino-acid sequence MQVIRFSDLVAQGQVAGKRVFIRADLNVPQNDAGHITEDTRIRASIPCIEMALKAGAAVMVTSHLGRPTEGEFKPEDSLAPVAQRMGELMGREIPVLANWTDGVTVAPGQLVMLENCRVNKGEKKNNEELAKKMAALCDIFVHDAFGTAHRAEASTYGIAQFAPIACAGPLLAAEMDAISKALLAPKRPLVAIVAGSKVSTKLTILKSLAANVDQLIVGGGIANTFMLAAGLKIGKSLAEPDLLAEATAVIEAMKARGAAVPIPTDVVTAKTFAADAPATIKAATEVADDDLILDIGPQTAQALAEQLKKAGTIVWNGPVGVFEFAAFENGTKVIAHAIAESSAFSIAGGGDTLAAIAKYGIEKQVGYISTGGGAFLEVLEGKTLPAFEILGKRAAG; translated from the coding sequence ATGCAAGTGATCCGTTTCTCCGATCTGGTGGCCCAAGGCCAAGTGGCCGGCAAGCGCGTGTTTATCCGCGCGGACCTGAACGTTCCCCAGAACGACGCAGGCCACATCACCGAGGACACCCGCATCCGCGCCAGCATTCCCTGCATCGAAATGGCCCTGAAAGCCGGTGCCGCCGTGATGGTGACCAGCCATTTGGGTCGCCCCACCGAGGGCGAGTTCAAGCCCGAAGACTCTTTGGCACCCGTCGCCCAGCGCATGGGCGAGCTGATGGGCCGTGAGATTCCGGTGCTGGCGAACTGGACCGACGGTGTAACGGTTGCTCCCGGCCAGCTGGTGATGCTGGAAAACTGCCGCGTCAACAAGGGTGAGAAAAAGAACAATGAAGAACTCGCCAAGAAAATGGCAGCGCTGTGCGACATCTTTGTGCACGATGCCTTCGGCACCGCCCACCGGGCAGAAGCCTCGACCTACGGCATCGCCCAGTTCGCGCCCATTGCCTGCGCCGGCCCCCTGCTGGCTGCTGAAATGGATGCCATCTCCAAAGCCCTGCTGGCGCCCAAGCGCCCTCTGGTGGCCATCGTGGCCGGCTCCAAAGTGTCCACCAAGCTCACCATTCTCAAAAGCCTGGCCGCCAATGTGGACCAGCTCATCGTGGGCGGCGGCATTGCCAACACCTTCATGCTGGCGGCAGGTCTGAAAATCGGGAAGAGCCTGGCTGAGCCTGATTTGCTGGCCGAAGCCACCGCTGTGATCGAAGCCATGAAGGCGCGTGGCGCTGCGGTGCCCATCCCGACCGACGTGGTGACTGCCAAAACCTTTGCGGCCGATGCGCCCGCCACCATCAAGGCCGCGACCGAGGTGGCAGACGACGACCTGATTCTGGACATCGGCCCCCAAACCGCCCAAGCCCTGGCCGAGCAACTCAAGAAGGCCGGCACCATTGTGTGGAACGGCCCGGTCGGCGTGTTTGAGTTCGCGGCCTTTGAGAACGGTACCAAAGTGATCGCGCACGCTATTGCCGAGAGCAGCGCCTTCAGCATTGCCGGTGGTGGTGACACACTGGCCGCGATTGCCAAATACGGCATCGAAAAGCAGGTGGGTTACATCTCCACCGGCGGCGGTGCTTTCCTTGAAGTTCTGGAAGGCAAAACCCTGCCGGCCTTTGAAATTCTGGGCAAGCGTGCAGCGGGCTGA
- a CDS encoding AzlD domain-containing protein, giving the protein MANWFANTDVWTVLTILGLACVTVVARSFFFIFDKDWVMPTWAQRGLQYAPIAALSAVIVPEIVMLQGQMIHTLKDARLYAVAGGLAYFFWRRGQGQAVLGTILSGMAVYLPLHVGLGW; this is encoded by the coding sequence ATGGCAAACTGGTTTGCGAACACCGATGTATGGACGGTGCTCACCATCCTGGGGCTGGCCTGTGTGACCGTGGTCGCGCGCTCGTTTTTCTTCATTTTTGACAAAGACTGGGTTATGCCGACGTGGGCGCAACGGGGGCTTCAATACGCACCGATTGCAGCCTTGTCTGCGGTCATCGTGCCGGAGATCGTGATGTTGCAAGGCCAGATGATTCACACCCTGAAAGATGCCCGCCTCTATGCGGTCGCAGGCGGTCTGGCTTATTTTTTCTGGCGGCGCGGTCAAGGGCAGGCGGTATTGGGCACCATTCTGTCGGGGATGGCGGTGTACCTGCCGCTGCACGTAGGGCTGGGCTGGTAG
- a CDS encoding AzlC family ABC transporter permease has protein sequence MFFLAENRRHPEFRRGFADMAGVAPGIAAWGLMTGVAMVKSGLSPVEALLMATTVFAGSSQLAAMPLIQAGAPMWVILATGFCVNLRFVVFSAHLRPYLMHLPRWQRLVTGYLSADLTYVLFTKHYPHPGVNADERAAQMAYLAGNGGINWASWVTSSVVGVILAKFVPTSWGLGFAGILALVGMLASLANTRMRWVSAGVAGSAAVAAFALPLKLNILVAIAAAVTVCLLLEARISAATEERRVA, from the coding sequence ATGTTTTTTCTCGCCGAGAACCGCCGGCACCCGGAATTTCGCCGGGGCTTTGCCGACATGGCGGGCGTGGCCCCCGGCATTGCGGCCTGGGGTTTGATGACCGGTGTGGCCATGGTCAAGTCCGGGCTGAGCCCCGTGGAAGCGCTGCTCATGGCCACTACGGTCTTTGCTGGTAGTTCACAGTTGGCGGCCATGCCGCTGATTCAGGCGGGCGCTCCCATGTGGGTGATTCTGGCGACCGGGTTTTGTGTGAATCTTCGGTTTGTGGTGTTCAGTGCGCATTTGCGGCCCTACCTGATGCACTTGCCGCGCTGGCAACGTCTGGTGACGGGTTACCTGTCTGCTGATTTGACCTACGTGCTATTCACCAAGCACTATCCCCACCCCGGCGTCAACGCGGACGAGCGCGCAGCGCAGATGGCCTATCTGGCAGGCAACGGAGGCATCAACTGGGCGAGCTGGGTCACGAGCAGTGTGGTGGGCGTGATTCTGGCCAAATTTGTTCCCACTTCGTGGGGCTTGGGTTTTGCCGGCATTCTGGCTTTGGTAGGCATGTTGGCATCGTTGGCCAACACCCGCATGCGTTGGGTATCTGCCGGGGTGGCAGGGTCGGCGGCGGTGGCCGCCTTTGCCTTGCCGCTCAAGCTCAATATTCTGGTCGCCATTGCTGCCGCTGTGACGGTGTGTTTGCTCCTGGAAGCGCGCATTTCTGCAGCTACCGAAGAACGGCGGGTGGCCTGA
- the pyk gene encoding pyruvate kinase, which produces MPRRATKIVATLGPASSDAAILEQMIRAGVNVVRLNFSHGKAQDHIDRARLVREAAQRAGREVAIMADLQGPKIRVGKFAEGKVFLEQGQKFVLDAGRTELGDIDAVGLDYKSLPQEVKAGDVLLLNDGLIVITVDAVIGDQVHTTVKLGGELSNNKGINKQGGGLTAPALTGKDMEDIRTAMSFQADYVAVSFPKNATDMEMARQLCNVAAAEYNHKPGLIAKIERAEAIPKLEEILLASDGIMVARGDLAVEVGNAAVPALQKRMIKLAREHDKVVITATQMMESMITNPVPTRAEVSDVANAVLDGTDAVMLSAETAAGKYPLETVIEMAKICLAAESSEMVKLDADFTGKTFTRIDQSIAMGALFTAHHLGAKAIVAMTDSGSTALWMSRHLIHVPIYALTPKVSTQRKMTLYRNVRPLLMGTSADRDTALMDAEKHLKTRSIVQKGDIYAITCGEPMGAPGGTNMLKICAVS; this is translated from the coding sequence ATGCCGCGCCGCGCCACCAAAATTGTTGCCACCCTCGGACCCGCCTCCAGCGATGCCGCCATTCTGGAGCAGATGATCCGCGCCGGCGTGAACGTGGTTCGTCTGAATTTCAGCCACGGCAAAGCCCAGGACCACATCGACCGCGCCCGTTTGGTCCGTGAAGCAGCACAGCGTGCCGGCCGCGAAGTAGCCATCATGGCCGACCTGCAAGGCCCCAAGATCCGCGTCGGCAAGTTTGCTGAAGGCAAGGTGTTTCTGGAGCAGGGTCAGAAGTTTGTTCTGGATGCCGGCCGTACCGAACTGGGTGATATTGATGCCGTCGGCTTGGACTACAAGTCCCTCCCCCAGGAAGTGAAGGCCGGCGATGTTTTGTTACTCAATGACGGCTTGATCGTCATCACTGTGGACGCTGTGATCGGCGACCAGGTGCACACCACCGTCAAGCTCGGTGGCGAGTTGTCTAACAACAAGGGCATCAACAAGCAGGGTGGCGGATTGACCGCTCCCGCCCTGACCGGCAAAGACATGGAAGACATCCGCACTGCGATGAGTTTCCAGGCAGACTATGTGGCGGTGAGCTTTCCCAAAAACGCCACCGATATGGAAATGGCGCGCCAGTTGTGCAATGTGGCAGCGGCTGAATACAACCATAAGCCCGGTCTGATCGCAAAGATTGAACGCGCCGAGGCGATTCCAAAGCTGGAAGAAATTCTCCTCGCCTCCGACGGCATCATGGTTGCCCGAGGTGACCTCGCGGTGGAAGTTGGCAACGCTGCCGTGCCTGCGCTGCAAAAGCGCATGATCAAGCTGGCCCGCGAGCACGACAAAGTGGTGATTACCGCCACCCAGATGATGGAGTCCATGATCACCAATCCGGTGCCTACCCGCGCCGAGGTGAGCGACGTGGCTAACGCGGTGCTGGATGGCACGGACGCCGTCATGTTGTCCGCTGAAACTGCGGCCGGCAAATATCCGCTGGAAACCGTGATCGAGATGGCCAAGATCTGTCTGGCTGCCGAAAGCAGTGAGATGGTCAAGCTGGATGCGGACTTCACCGGAAAGACTTTTACCCGCATTGACCAGTCGATTGCCATGGGCGCTTTGTTCACTGCTCACCACCTGGGTGCCAAAGCCATTGTGGCGATGACAGACAGCGGAAGCACCGCTTTGTGGATGAGCCGTCACCTGATCCATGTGCCGATTTACGCGCTGACTCCCAAGGTCAGCACCCAGCGCAAGATGACGCTGTATCGCAATGTGCGTCCCTTGTTGATGGGCACCAGCGCCGACCGCGACACCGCATTGATGGATGCCGAAAAGCACCTCAAGACCCGCAGCATTGTGCAAAAGGGCGACATTTACGCCATTACTTGTGGCGAACCCATGGGTGCTCCGGGTGGTACCAACATGCTCAAGATCTGCGCAGTCAGCTGA
- a CDS encoding ABC transporter ATP-binding protein: protein MNNTGISFRQVSKRYGGAQSPLVVNAIDFHVPKGTLTTILGPSGCGKTTTLRMIAGLESPSSGQIFIDGRDVTHLGPAERNVSMVFQSYALFPHMSVLENVSYGLNVSGVPKQEVSERARSAMAIVGLGGYESRYPAELSGGQQQRVALARALVLEPSVLLFDEPLSNLDARLRRSMREEIRALQQRLKLTVAYVTHDQSEALAVSDQIIVMNGGQIAQAGSPRELYENPQTEFVAGFMGEAVLLNGQCLENGSVELGPLTLSTPRRLNAGPVKVAIRPEAWSVHPGHSSGLQGTVSKAAYLGSFQELTVETALGPIFVVASDAQGHWSPQDDVTLNIAQRGVSVVAA from the coding sequence ATGAACAACACAGGCATTTCTTTCCGTCAGGTCTCCAAGCGCTACGGCGGCGCCCAAAGCCCTCTGGTGGTCAACGCGATCGACTTTCATGTTCCCAAAGGGACGCTGACCACCATCCTCGGCCCGTCCGGCTGTGGCAAGACCACCACCCTGCGCATGATCGCCGGGCTGGAGTCGCCCTCCAGCGGCCAAATCTTCATTGACGGCCGCGATGTCACCCACCTGGGGCCGGCGGAGCGCAACGTAAGCATGGTCTTTCAGAGCTATGCATTGTTCCCCCACATGTCGGTGCTGGAGAACGTGTCCTACGGACTTAACGTGAGCGGCGTACCCAAACAGGAGGTGAGCGAACGTGCCCGCTCAGCCATGGCCATCGTAGGCCTGGGGGGGTACGAGAGCCGTTACCCCGCAGAACTGTCTGGGGGGCAACAGCAACGCGTGGCATTGGCACGTGCGCTGGTGCTGGAGCCCTCTGTGCTCTTGTTTGATGAGCCGCTGTCCAACCTGGACGCACGCTTGCGCCGGTCCATGCGCGAAGAAATCAGGGCACTGCAACAGCGGCTGAAACTGACGGTGGCTTACGTGACCCATGACCAGAGCGAAGCCTTGGCCGTCAGCGACCAGATCATTGTGATGAACGGAGGGCAGATTGCACAGGCCGGAAGCCCACGCGAACTTTACGAGAACCCGCAAACTGAATTTGTTGCAGGCTTCATGGGCGAAGCAGTCTTGCTCAATGGCCAATGCCTGGAAAACGGCTCTGTGGAATTGGGCCCCTTGACGCTCTCAACACCGCGTCGCTTGAACGCAGGCCCGGTAAAAGTGGCGATTCGCCCCGAAGCTTGGTCCGTCCATCCCGGACACAGCTCGGGCCTGCAAGGCACCGTAAGCAAAGCGGCCTACTTGGGGAGCTTTCAGGAGTTGACGGTAGAGACCGCGTTAGGGCCCATCTTCGTCGTGGCCTCGGATGCCCAAGGCCACTGGTCCCCCCAAGACGATGTCACCTTGAACATCGCTCAAAGGGGCGTTTCCGTCGTAGCAGCTTGA